The following coding sequences lie in one Armatimonadia bacterium genomic window:
- the nusG gene encoding transcription termination/antitermination protein NusG — protein sequence MQWYVVHTLTGKENRVKATIEKMVEAEDMGHLLGRILVPTETEIRSSAGKRREVKRKVYPGYVLVQMHLTDPMRHLIQRTAGVTHFVGSADTPVPLKDSEVAALLRTVGEEAQKPKTIWTSGQAVRITEGPFNEFSGKVVDVNPERETVKVLISIFGRETPVEVDFTQIEKL from the coding sequence ATGCAGTGGTACGTGGTCCATACTTTGACCGGCAAGGAGAACCGGGTCAAAGCCACAATCGAGAAGATGGTGGAAGCGGAGGATATGGGCCACCTGTTGGGGCGCATTCTGGTCCCGACGGAGACCGAGATCCGGTCTTCTGCGGGTAAGCGCCGGGAGGTCAAGCGTAAGGTGTACCCGGGCTATGTGTTGGTGCAGATGCACCTAACGGACCCGATGCGCCACCTGATCCAGCGCACCGCTGGGGTCACGCACTTTGTGGGCTCCGCGGATACTCCGGTTCCACTGAAGGACTCCGAAGTCGCAGCGTTGCTGCGGACCGTCGGTGAAGAGGCCCAAAAGCCCAAGACGATCTGGACGTCGGGGCAGGCAGTGCGCATCACCGAGGGCCCTTTCAACGAGTTCAGTGGGAAAGTCGTGGACGTGAATCCCGAGCGGGAAACGGTGAAGGTTCTGATCTCGATCTTCGGGCGTGAGACTCCGGTAGAGGTCGACTTTACGCAGATTGAGAAGCTGTAG
- the secE gene encoding preprotein translocase subunit SecE — protein sequence MATAKAQGAGFLSRLARPFVNLWRFLKDVRAELQRVVWPSHEETYSFTVVVVLAVAVVSAWVAILDVVCMQVMRLLGLAH from the coding sequence ATGGCCACGGCAAAAGCGCAGGGGGCGGGCTTCCTCTCACGACTGGCTCGGCCCTTCGTCAACTTATGGCGGTTCCTGAAAGACGTGCGTGCAGAGCTCCAACGGGTGGTTTGGCCCAGCCATGAGGAGACCTATTCCTTCACCGTCGTCGTCGTCTTGGCAGTCGCCGTCGTTTCTGCCTGGGTCGCCATCTTGGATGTCGTCTGTATGCAGGTCATGAGGTTGCTTGGTCTGGCGCATTAG
- the rpmG gene encoding 50S ribosomal protein L33 yields MLTVPQTKFILQCTKCKSQNYLTTKNRQNVSDRLSLKKHCRKCNEHTEHTEQRLRK; encoded by the coding sequence GTGCTGACTGTGCCACAGACAAAGTTCATTTTGCAGTGTACGAAGTGCAAGAGCCAGAATTACTTGACGACGAAGAACCGGCAGAATGTCTCGGATCGCCTGTCTCTGAAGAAGCATTGCCGGAAGTGTAACGAGCACACCGAGCACACCGAGCAGCGTCTGCGCAAGTAG